The Malus domestica chromosome 10, GDT2T_hap1 genome contains a region encoding:
- the LOC103445552 gene encoding putative inactive disease susceptibility protein LOV1 translates to MLADRYLVQVEKRSSTGRIKSCRMHDLVREVCLEKARRSDFFHTTELCNSNRQMDFFSSIVSRPISANRIRRVSIYLKQFSGAIPIGTEDCPPIRSALGCRHDNSGIGQELIDSMVSRFKLLRVLDLEDIRGFAVPKKIGGLIHLRLLTVNSAYIGVLSSSIGNLQFLLSLNLDPYYSATKIPNVIWKLRKLRHLYLPADCGSDTECLKFANLNDLQTLKNFPASKADVKDLTTLPNLRRLVI, encoded by the coding sequence ATGTTGGCGGACAGGTATTTGGTTCAAGTGGAGAAAAGATCATCAACCGGAAGGATTAAGAGTTGCCGCATGCATGATCTGGTCAGAGAAGTATGTTTGGAAAAGGCTAGAAGGAGTGATTTCTTTCACACCACAGAACTTTGTAACAGCAACAGACAAATGGATTTCTTCTCTTCCATTGTAAGCAGACCAATTTCAGCCAATAGGATACGCAGAGTTTCCATTTATTTGAAACAATTTAGCGGTGCCATTCCTATAGGCACCGAAGACTGTCCTCCCATTAGGTCTGCATTAGGATGCCGGCATGACAACAGCGGAATAGGTCAGGAGCTAATTGATTCCATGGTCAGCAGGTTTAAGTTGCTTAGGGTCTTAGATCTTGAAGACATTAGAGGCTTTGCAGTACCCAAAAAAATAGGAGGTTTGATCCATTTGAGGCTTTTGACTGTAAATTCTGCTTATATAGGAGTGCTTTCTTCGTCTATAGGCAACTTGCAGTTTTTATTGTCCCTCAACTTAGATCCATATTATTCAGCTACAAAAATTCCGAACGTGATTTGGAAGTTGAGGAAATTAAGGCATTTGTATCTTCCTGCTGACTGTGGATCAGATACCGAGTGTTTGAAATTTGCTAACCTCAATGACCTGCAGACCCTAAAAAACTTTCCTGCATCAAAAGCAGATGTGAAGGATTTGACCACACTGCCAAATCTCAGAAGATTGGTAATATAA